A region of Lepus europaeus isolate LE1 chromosome 2, mLepTim1.pri, whole genome shotgun sequence DNA encodes the following proteins:
- the LOC133776065 gene encoding U8 snoRNA-decapping enzyme-like, producing MAGARRLELAEALALGPGWRHACHAMLYAPDPGKLFGRIPLRYAVLMQMRFDGRLGFPGGFVDARDGCLEDGLNRELREELGEAASAFRVERADYRSSHAAAGQRVVAHFYAKQLELEQLAAVEAGAPQAKDHGLEVLGLVRVPLYTLRDGVGGLPAFLKNSFIGTAREQLQEALQDLGLLESGSGRKISAHRPQ from the exons ATGGCCGGGGCCCGCAGGTTGGAGCTGGCCGAGGCCCTGGCGCTGGGGCCCGGCTGGCGGCATGCGTGCCACGCCATGCTCTACGCGCCCGACCCGGGCAAGCTCTTCGGCCGCATCCCGCTGCGCTACGCCGTGCTG ATGCAGATGCGCTTCGACGGGCGCCTGGGCTTCCCGGGCGGCTTCGTGGACGCGCGGGACGGCTGCCTGGAGGACGGGCTGAACCGGGAGCTGCGCGAGGAGCTGGGCGAGGCGGCGTCGGCCTTCCGCGTGGAGCGCGCCGACTACCGCAGCTCGCACGCCGCGGCCGGGCAGCGCGTCGTGGCGCACTTCTACGccaagcagctggagctggagcagctggcggCCGTGGAGGCCGGCGCCCCGCAGGCCAAGGACCACGGGCTGGAG GTGCTGGGCCTGGTGCGGGTGCCCCTGTACACCCTGCGTGATGGTGTGGGAGGCCTGCCCGCCTTCCTGAAGAATTCCTTTATTGGCACTGCCCGGGAGCAGCTACAGGAAGCCCTCCAGGACTTGGGACTGCTGGAATCTGGCTCTGGCCGTAAGATTTCAGCCCATAGACCTCAGTAG
- the LOC133749734 gene encoding U8 snoRNA-decapping enzyme-like isoform X2 has translation MALPGKVELAEALALGPGWRHACHAMLYAPNPALLFGRIPLRYAVLMQMRFDGRLGFPGGFVDARDGCLEDGLNRELREELGEAASAFRVERADYRSSHAAAGQRVVAHFYAKQLELEQLAAVEAGAPQAKDHGLEVLGLVRVPLYTLRDGVGGLPAFLKNSFIGTAREQLQEALQDLGLLESEQWVTD, from the exons ATGGCCCTGCCCGGCAAGGTGGAGCTGGCCGAGGCCCTGGCGCTGGGGCCCGGCTGGCGGCATGCGTGCCACGCCATGCTCTACGCGCCAAACCCGGCCTTGCTCTTCGGCCGCATCCCGCTGCGCTACGCCGTGCTG ATGCAGATGCGCTTCGACGGGCGCCTGGGCTTCCCGGGCGGCTTCGTGGACGCGCGGGACGGCTGCCTGGAGGACGGGCTGAACCGGGAGCTGCGCGAGGAGCTGGGCGAGGCGGCGTCGGCCTTCCGCGTGGAGCGCGCCGACTACCGCAGCTCGCACGCCGCGGCCGGGCAGCGCGTCGTGGCGCACTTCTACGccaagcagctggagctggagcagctggcggCCGTGGAGGCCGGCGCCCCGCAGGCCAAGGACCACGGGCTGGAG GTGCTGGGCCTGGTGCGGGTGCCCCTGTACACCCTGCGTGATGGTGTGGGAGGCCTGCCCGCCTTCCTGAAGAATTCCTTTATTGGCACTGCCCGGGAGCAGCTACAGGAAGCCCTCCAGGACTTGGGACTGCTGgaatctg AACAATGGGTCACTGACTAA
- the LOC133749734 gene encoding U8 snoRNA-decapping enzyme-like isoform X1 has translation MALPGKVELAEALALGPGWRHACHAMLYAPNPALLFGRIPLRYAVLMQMRFDGRLGFPGGFVDARDGCLEDGLNRELREELGEAASAFRVERADYRSSHAAAGQRVVAHFYAKQLELEQLAAVEAGAPQAKDHGLEVLGLVRVPLYTLRDGVGGLPAFLKNSFIGTAREQLQEALQDLGLLESGSGSDSGP, from the exons ATGGCCCTGCCCGGCAAGGTGGAGCTGGCCGAGGCCCTGGCGCTGGGGCCCGGCTGGCGGCATGCGTGCCACGCCATGCTCTACGCGCCAAACCCGGCCTTGCTCTTCGGCCGCATCCCGCTGCGCTACGCCGTGCTG ATGCAGATGCGCTTCGACGGGCGCCTGGGCTTCCCGGGCGGCTTCGTGGACGCGCGGGACGGCTGCCTGGAGGACGGGCTGAACCGGGAGCTGCGCGAGGAGCTGGGCGAGGCGGCGTCGGCCTTCCGCGTGGAGCGCGCCGACTACCGCAGCTCGCACGCCGCGGCCGGGCAGCGCGTCGTGGCGCACTTCTACGccaagcagctggagctggagcagctggcggCCGTGGAGGCCGGCGCCCCGCAGGCCAAGGACCACGGGCTGGAG GTGCTGGGCCTGGTGCGGGTGCCCCTGTACACCCTGCGTGATGGTGTGGGAGGCCTGCCCGCCTTCCTGAAGAATTCCTTTATTGGCACTGCCCGGGAGCAGCTACAGGAAGCCCTCCAGGACTTGGGACTGCTGgaatctggctctggctctgactcAGGGCCATAG